GACCCGAGACCGTTGTCGTGCGCCATCGCGGCGGTCAGCGTGGGCGTCGTCGACGGCAGGATCCGGGTGGATCTGCCCTACGAGGAGGACTCGCGCGCCGAGGTCGACATGAACGTCGTCGCCACCGACACTGGAACGCTGGTTGAGGTCCAGGGCACCGGCGAGGGTGCGACGTTCCCGCGCTCGACGCTGGACAAGCTGCTCGACATGGCGCTCGGTGCGTGCGACACCCTGTTCGCCGCGCAGCGCGCGGCGCTGGAGCTGCCGTACCCGGGTGTGCTTCCCGATGGACCGCCTGCCTCGAAGGCCTTCGGTAGCTGATGCACCCAGGGATCGCGAAGACCCCTGGGCAGCAACATGTTACGGCTACAGTCAATCCACGGTCACTCCACGGTCACTCCACGGTCACTCGACGACGAAGACCGGAATCTCCCGCTCGGTGAGCGACTGCAGCGTCGTGTAGTGCGGGTAGGCCGCAACTCCCCGGCGCCACCACGTTTCTCGCTCGGCCCCGACGACCTCACGGGCCCTGCCTTCGAAGACCCGATCGCCGTCCTGCACCGAGACCTCGGGGTTGGCTCGTAGGTTGGCGACCCAGGCCGGGTCCTTGGGCGCTCCGCCGGTAGAGCCGATCATCGCGTAATGCCCGTTGTGCTCGACTCGCATCAGCGGGACATACCGCTTCAGGCCCGTCTTTGCTCCGGTCACGGTGAACAGGACGATCGGCCGGTTCTTGGTTCTCTCGTCGCCTTCACCGATCCCTTCCGTGGTGCCTTGTGCCAGAATTCGTTCGGTGTGTTCGCGCACCCAATCGGTGGTGCTGAATGCTGTTTGCGTCATGAGCGCCAGAACATCTCGGCATTCGGTGGCATTCCCGACGCCGCGCGGAGCGGGGCCAGGTATCGAATGAACGGGGACGTATGAGTCGTTGGACCAATCGGTGACCCGGCTACTGGTCGCCAGCCGCAATCCCAAGAAGCTTGCCGAACTGCGCCGGGTGCTGGACGGCGCCGGCTTGTCGGCACTAACGCTGGTGTCGCTCAACGACGTGGCGCCCTTCGACGAGGCGCCCGAAACCGGAGCGACGTTCGAGGACAACGCGTTGGCCAAAGCGCGAGATGCGTTCGCCGCGACCGGCTTGGCCACGCTGGCCGACGACTCGGGTTTGGAAGTGGCCGCGCTCAACGGCATGCCGGGCGTGCTGTCGGCGCGCTGGGCGGGTGTCCACGGCGACGATGCCGCCAACATCGCACTGCTGCTGGCTCAATTGCGGGATGTGCCCGATGAGCGACGCGCCGCGGCGTTCGTGTCGGCTTGCGCGCTGGTGTCGGCGAACGGGGAGACGGTCGTGCGCGGCCAGTGGCCGGGCGCGATCACCCGGCAGCCGCGCGGTGACGGCGGGTTCGGCTACGACCCCGTTTTCCTTCCCGACGGCCCGGAATTCAGGGCCCGCACCGCGGCGGAACTGAGTCCGCAGGAGAAGGACGCGGCCTCACACCGCGGCCGCGCGCTGGCTCTGCTGTTGCCCGCACTGCGCGAGCTGGCCTGCACCTAAAGCCCGAACCGGGCCTTGATGTCCTTGCTCTGGAAGTGCTCAACGATGATGCCCGCCAACGGGATGGTGCCGGCCAGCAATACACCGATCGTCTTGCCGATCGGCCAGCGCACCTTGATCGCCACATTGAAGGCCGTGAGGACATAGACGAAATACACCCAGCCGTGCACCACCTCGATCCACCGGATCTCGTGATGGAACACCAGGTGCACAACGATCTCGTAGCACAGGGCGATCAGCCACAGACCCGTCGTCCACGCCATGATCCGGTAGCCGAGAAGGGCGGGGCGGATCCGGTCGGCCGATACCGCGCCGGGGGGCTCGGGTGTGGTCATGCGGTGGTCCTGTTCTGTTTTTCGGAATCTGCGGCGGCCAGCTGGGCCAGGTAGGCGTTGTACTCCCGCAGTGCGGGGTCATCGGACGATTGCGGCGCGGGTTTGGGTCGTTCGGGAAGTAGGCCGGCCGGAATTTCGGTGGCCGCGCCGGCGTGACGCGGCGGCGGCGGCGCGTGTTCGTAGCGGACGAAGTTGCGGTAGGCGTAGAGGCAAAACCACGCGAACAGGGGCCACTGCAAGGCATAGCCGAGGTTCTGGAAGGTGCCGGATGGCGACTGAAATCGGGTCCATTGCCACCAGCCGAGGGCCAGACAACCGCAGGCCGCGACGACCGCCAACACGATCAGCGCGGGCCGGTGATGGCGCCGATCGTGCTGCTGGTTGGACACCCCTCGACGGTACCGCGAGGACTCGACCGCTGACACCGGCGCCGGGTGCGTCCACGCCCAATTCTCTGGAGGCGAATGGAGGTAGGCTAGCCTAGCCTTACTGACAACGTGTATGGTCGATCGCCATGGCATCCTCTACCGCGGTGACCGCTGCGCTGCAGAATATTTTGCGTGACGACCTCAACGTCGATATGAGCCGGGTGAGCCCCCAGGCGCGGCTGATCGATGATGTCGGACTCGACTCGGTGGCATTTGCTGTCGGGATGGTCGCGATCGAAGAACGCCTCGGCGTGGTGCTGTCTGAAGAAGAGCTACTAGCCTGCGACACCGTCGGCGATCTGGATGCTGCCATCGCGGCGAAATCCCGCAATGAGTGAACTCGCCGCGGCAATGACGCGGTCGATGCTGACCGCCACCGCCGACTTGGCCGTCTTCGACCGTCAGACCGCCGACTGGCAACGACGCCCGTGGCCGGAGGTACACGGGCTTGCCGAAGGAATCGCGGCGTGGCTGCTCGACCACGATCGGCCCACCGCCGTCGGTCTGGTGGGTGAGCCCACCATCGAGTTCATCGCCGCGATCCAGGGCACGTGGCTCACCGGCGCGGGAATTTCGATCCTGCCCGGACCGGTCCGCGGCGCCGACCTACGCCAGTGGGCCAGCTCGACGCTCGCCCGGTTCGGCGGACTCGGCGTTACCGCCGTGCTGAGCCACGGATCGCACCTGGAAAGCCTTAAATCAGTCGCACCCCTTGGTATTACGGTCGAAGACCTGGGAGCTGCCGCCGCCACCACCCGATCGGCATCGGGTCTGCCTCAAGCCGAAACCGCCAACCACGCCATTCTGCAGGGCACGGCGGGATCGACGGGATCACCGAAGACCGCGATGCTGTCGGCGGGCGCCGTGCTCAGCAACATGCGCGGCCTTTCGCAACGGTTCGGGTTCGACGCGTCCGGCGATGTCCTCTGCTCCTGGCTGCCGCTGTTTCACGACATGGGACTGACGTGTGTGCTGGCGCCAGCGTTGCTGGGCATGCCGCTGTGGCTGTCGTCACCGGCGGCCTTCTCCGCGTCGCCGTTCAATTGGCTGAAGTGGCTCTCGGCCAGCCGCGCGACGGTAACCGCCGCACCCAACCTCGCCTACAACATCCTCGGCAAGTATGCGTCGCTGGTGTCCGACGTCGACCTTGGTGCCCTGCGGGTGGCGATCAACGGTGGAGAACCGGTCGATTGCAAGGGATTTGGACGATTCGCCGAAGCGATGGCACCGTTCGGGCTTGCCGCAGGCGCGTTGGCACCGTGTTACGGTCTCGCCGAATCCACCTGCGCGGTAGCGTTGCCCGCCCCCGGCGCGGGACTGCGGTTTGCCACCGTCGTGGACGGCAGCGGTCCGCACGAATACGCGGTACTCGGCGACGCGATCCCCGGCATGGCGATCCGGGTGGTGGCCGATGATCGCTACGCCAAGACCGATCGCGAGATTGGCGAGATCGAGATCCACGGCACGTCGATGATGGACGGCTACCTCGGGCACGCACCGATCGATCGTGAGAACTGGTTTCCCACTGGGGATTTGGGGTTCTTTGACGGCGGCGGCCTGGTGGTGTGCGGCCGGGCCAAGGAGATCATCTCGATTGCCGGACGCAACATTTTTCCTACTGAGATCGAATTGGTCGCGGCCCAGGTCGATGGTGTCCGGCAAGGCGGGGTGGTGGCCCTGGGCACCGGTGCCCGCTCCGCCCGCCCGGGCCTGGTCGTCGCGGCGGAGTTCCGCGGCGACAACGAGACCGAGGCCCGCACCGAGATGATTCAGCGCATCGCGTCGGTGTGCGGGATCGTGCCGGCCGACGTGGTCTTCATGTCCCCGGGATCGCTGCCGCGCACCTCCTCGGGCAAACTGCGGCGTCTGGAGGTTCGGCGTTCACTCGAGCTGGTGGACTGACGTGACCACGACGGGCCAACCCATCTTCGACGCGGATTACCGCGCTCTGCTCACCGAGGTCTTCGACGAGCGCGTCACCAAATGGACCGCGGAAGCCGAAGCGCAGCAACGGTTCCCGCGAAAACTGATCGAGTACCTAGGCGCCGGCGGTGTCTTCGCGGCCAAGTGGGCGAACCAGACCGAGCCCGACGTTGGCAAGCTCGTCGAGCTCGCGCTCGCGTTGGGTCACCTGGCGTCCGCCGGGATCGGAGTCGGGGTAAGCCTGCACGATTCGGCCATCGCCGTGCTGCGCCGATTCGGCAAGTCGGATTACCTGAAGGACCTTTGCGAGGAAGCGATTCGCGGTGAGGCGGTGCTGTGCGTCGGCGCCTCTGAAGAATCCGGCGGCTCGGACTTACAAATCGTCGAAACCGAGGTCCGCTCGCGTGGCGACGGTTACCACGTCCGCGGTATCAAGAAGTTCGTATCGCTTTCACCTATCGCCGATCACATCCTGGTGGTGGCCCGCAGCGTCGATCATGACGCCTCCAGCCGGCACGGCAACGTCGTGGTGGTGGCGGTCCCCACCACTGATGTCGACGTGCAGCAGCCCTACAACAAGGTGGGTGCGGGACCGCTGGACACCGCCGCGGTCCATATCGACTCCTGGGTGCCGGCCGGTGCGTTGGTCGCGCGGGCGGGTACCGGCTTGGCCGCCATCAGTTGGGGACTGGCCCACGAGCGGATGTCCATCGCCGGCCAGGTGGCGTCGTCGTGTCAGCGGGTGATCGGTATCACCCTGGCCCGCATGATGATTCGGCGTCAATTCGGTCAGACGCTGTTTGAGCACCAGGCGTTACGACTGCGGATGGCCGACCTGCAAGCCCGCGTCGACCAGTTGCGCTATGCCCTGCACGGCATCGCCGCCCAAGGCCGATTGGATCTGCGTGCGGCCGCGGGGATCAAGGTCTCGGCGGCTCGGCTGGGCGAAGAAGTGGTCGGCGAGTGCATGCATATCTTCGGCGGCTCGGGCTATCTCGTGGACGAGACACCGCTCGGTAGCGTGTGGCGGGACATGAAGCTGGCCCGGGTGGGCGGCGGCACTGACGAGGTGCTGTGGGAGTTGGTGGCGGCCGGGATGAAGGCCGACCACGCCGGCTACGAGGACTGGGTGGCGCGCTCCAACGCGTAGAGCACCATGCGGCGGTTCGGCGCCTCGTGCTCACCCAGGCAGCGGCACCCGACGTAGTCGCATAACCGGCGGACAGTGGTGTTGCGGTGATCAGGGTCGAACATGATCCGCCTGCAGCGCGGCTCCTGGGCGAACACGCTCGCCACGATCAGCGGCAAGAGCCGCGGGCCCAGCCCGCGGTTGACCAGCGTCAGGTCCGCTATCGCCGCGTGCAGCCCAATGTCGTACGGTTCGGCATGATAGTGCCGCGAGATCATGTCCTTTGCTGCCCAGTAGATCTCTAGGTAGGCGCACTGCGTGCCGCGCACGGTGGCGATCAACGGCAACGAATAGGTCCCTTCGAGCTGCGCATCGATGTGTTGACGCCAGCGTGCGACGGGCCAGGCGTACTCCCACGCCTCGGCCAGGTGGGGGCGATTCATCCACTCCGACACCATTTCTGCGTCGTCGCTCACCGCCGCTCGCATGGCGTAGGGCGGGTCCAGCACGGGGACCGGAAGGCGGCCGACGAGGCGAATATTGTCGGGTAGATCGTTTCGTTCGCGCTTCAGGACGTGAGTCGATGTGCCGTCGGCGCGACTGCTCGCTGCTCCGTTCATCGTTTGCTGACCTTACCCGGTCATCGGAGCTCTCCCGCGCCGAGAGCCGGTCCAGCCGCCGTGGCGTTAAGATCGCAGGGCCCAGGCGCGAGTGGCGGAATTGGTAGACGCGCTGGATTTAGGTTCCAGTGTCTTCGGACGTGGGGGTTCGAGTCCCCCCTTGCGCACTCAGCAGCGGGCTACGGGCCCGCTCAGCGAACGAGTGTTTAGCGAACGGTAGCGCCGGGGTAGCCGACGAGGAGCCGCGCGTCGGCCGGCCGTGGCAACTCCGACCAGATTGCTGGGACGAACGATGAGTTCTGCGCTACACACCTTGACCCGATGGACGAAGGCGCCGACCAAAGGTGTCACCGCCGCCAAATCCTGGGTCAACGTGCCCCGTGGGCTGGCTGCGCGGGCGACGACTCCACTGTTGCCCGACGACTACCTCAAGATGCTCAATCCGTTGTGGTCGGCCCGGGAGCTGCGCGGTCTGATCGTCGACGTGCGCCCCGAGACCGCTGATTCGGCGACCGTGACGATCAAACCCGGTTGGGGTTTCTCCCGGCAGTACCGGGCGGGCCAATACGTCGGCATTGGACTGCGGATCGACGGCCGCTGGCACTGGAGGTCTTACTCGCTGACCTCCGTTCCGCGGCGTGACAACAAAAACATCACGATTACCGTCAAGGCCACCCCGGAGGGCTTTCTGTCCACCCACCTCGTCAACGGGGTGCAGCCGGGCACGATCGTCCGATTGGCCACGCCAAAGGGCGAATTCGCGCTGCCCGACCCGCCGCCGGCGAAGATCCTGTTCCTCACCGCAGGCAGCGGAATCACACCGGTGATGGCCATGCTGCGCACCCTGAATTCCCGGGGACACGCTGCCGACGTCGTGCACATTCACTCCGCGCCCACTACCGACGACGTGATTTTCCATGATGAGCTGCGCGAGCTGGAAACAAGTCAGCCCGGCTATCGCCTTCATCTGCACCTCACCGAAACCGCGGGCCACCTCGATTTCGACGGCCTCGCCGACATCGTCGTCGACTGGCAGGACCGCCCCACCTGGGCATGCGGACCT
This Mycobacterium simiae DNA region includes the following protein-coding sequences:
- a CDS encoding nitroreductase family deazaflavin-dependent oxidoreductase, with product MTQTAFSTTDWVREHTERILAQGTTEGIGEGDERTKNRPIVLFTVTGAKTGLKRYVPLMRVEHNGHYAMIGSTGGAPKDPAWVANLRANPEVSVQDGDRVFEGRAREVVGAERETWWRRGVAAYPHYTTLQSLTEREIPVFVVE
- the rdgB gene encoding RdgB/HAM1 family non-canonical purine NTP pyrophosphatase, which gives rise to MTRLLVASRNPKKLAELRRVLDGAGLSALTLVSLNDVAPFDEAPETGATFEDNALAKARDAFAATGLATLADDSGLEVAALNGMPGVLSARWAGVHGDDAANIALLLAQLRDVPDERRAAAFVSACALVSANGETVVRGQWPGAITRQPRGDGGFGYDPVFLPDGPEFRARTAAELSPQEKDAASHRGRALALLLPALRELACT
- a CDS encoding DUF3817 domain-containing protein; the encoded protein is MTTPEPPGAVSADRIRPALLGYRIMAWTTGLWLIALCYEIVVHLVFHHEIRWIEVVHGWVYFVYVLTAFNVAIKVRWPIGKTIGVLLAGTIPLAGIIVEHFQSKDIKARFGL
- a CDS encoding acyl carrier protein — encoded protein: MASSTAVTAALQNILRDDLNVDMSRVSPQARLIDDVGLDSVAFAVGMVAIEERLGVVLSEEELLACDTVGDLDAAIAAKSRNE
- the mbtM gene encoding long-chain-fatty acid--ACP ligase MbtM produces the protein MSELAAAMTRSMLTATADLAVFDRQTADWQRRPWPEVHGLAEGIAAWLLDHDRPTAVGLVGEPTIEFIAAIQGTWLTGAGISILPGPVRGADLRQWASSTLARFGGLGVTAVLSHGSHLESLKSVAPLGITVEDLGAAAATTRSASGLPQAETANHAILQGTAGSTGSPKTAMLSAGAVLSNMRGLSQRFGFDASGDVLCSWLPLFHDMGLTCVLAPALLGMPLWLSSPAAFSASPFNWLKWLSASRATVTAAPNLAYNILGKYASLVSDVDLGALRVAINGGEPVDCKGFGRFAEAMAPFGLAAGALAPCYGLAESTCAVALPAPGAGLRFATVVDGSGPHEYAVLGDAIPGMAIRVVADDRYAKTDREIGEIEIHGTSMMDGYLGHAPIDRENWFPTGDLGFFDGGGLVVCGRAKEIISIAGRNIFPTEIELVAAQVDGVRQGGVVALGTGARSARPGLVVAAEFRGDNETEARTEMIQRIASVCGIVPADVVFMSPGSLPRTSSGKLRRLEVRRSLELVD
- the mbtN gene encoding mycobactin biosynthesis acyl-ACP dehydrogenase MbtN encodes the protein MFDADYRALLTEVFDERVTKWTAEAEAQQRFPRKLIEYLGAGGVFAAKWANQTEPDVGKLVELALALGHLASAGIGVGVSLHDSAIAVLRRFGKSDYLKDLCEEAIRGEAVLCVGASEESGGSDLQIVETEVRSRGDGYHVRGIKKFVSLSPIADHILVVARSVDHDASSRHGNVVVVAVPTTDVDVQQPYNKVGAGPLDTAAVHIDSWVPAGALVARAGTGLAAISWGLAHERMSIAGQVASSCQRVIGITLARMMIRRQFGQTLFEHQALRLRMADLQARVDQLRYALHGIAAQGRLDLRAAAGIKVSAARLGEEVVGECMHIFGGSGYLVDETPLGSVWRDMKLARVGGGTDEVLWELVAAGMKADHAGYEDWVARSNA
- a CDS encoding GNAT family N-acetyltransferase, with amino-acid sequence MNGAASSRADGTSTHVLKRERNDLPDNIRLVGRLPVPVLDPPYAMRAAVSDDAEMVSEWMNRPHLAEAWEYAWPVARWRQHIDAQLEGTYSLPLIATVRGTQCAYLEIYWAAKDMISRHYHAEPYDIGLHAAIADLTLVNRGLGPRLLPLIVASVFAQEPRCRRIMFDPDHRNTTVRRLCDYVGCRCLGEHEAPNRRMVLYALERATQSS
- a CDS encoding ferredoxin reductase, which gives rise to MSSALHTLTRWTKAPTKGVTAAKSWVNVPRGLAARATTPLLPDDYLKMLNPLWSARELRGLIVDVRPETADSATVTIKPGWGFSRQYRAGQYVGIGLRIDGRWHWRSYSLTSVPRRDNKNITITVKATPEGFLSTHLVNGVQPGTIVRLATPKGEFALPDPPPAKILFLTAGSGITPVMAMLRTLNSRGHAADVVHIHSAPTTDDVIFHDELRELETSQPGYRLHLHLTETAGHLDFDGLADIVVDWQDRPTWACGPPALLDAVERVWKDAGRAHQLHMERFTIAATDKGGEGGTVRFAISDKTIEIDGATSLLEAGEKVGIQMPFGCRMGICQTCVLPLESGYVRDFRSGTEHREGDRIQTCISTAAGDCTIKI